The following are from one region of the Capsicum annuum cultivar UCD-10X-F1 chromosome 1, UCD10Xv1.1, whole genome shotgun sequence genome:
- the LOC107841698 gene encoding endo-1,3;1,4-beta-D-glucanase isoform X2: MSGMECCDNPPNYLSGAGGEDGHVQQLGGFNCYISGPAHSTQAVLLVSDVFGYEAPKLRKLADKVAAAGFYAVVPDFLRGDPHIANDERPLEEWIKNHGPDQGFEDAKPVIEALKSRCVTTIGAVGFCWGAKVVVELSKYAYVQAAVLLHPSFVAVDDMHAVKVPISILGAEIDRRSPPELVKQFEMALNAKPEIDAFVKIFPGVAHGWSVRYNDEDKLAVKSAEESHQDMLGWLEKHLK; this comes from the exons aTGTCAGGTATGGAGTGTTGTGATAACCCACCAAATTACCTGAGTGGAGCAGGAGGAGAAGATGGACATGTCCAACAACTCGGAGGCTTCAACTGTTACATTTCTGGTCCTGCTCATTCCACCCAAGCTGTCCTCCTTGTTTCTGATGTTTTTG GATATGAAGCTCCAAAGTTGAG AAAACTTGCGGACAAAGTTGCAGCAGCTGGCTTCTATGCAGTAGTTCCTGATTTTCTCCGTGGCGATCCCCATATAGCTAATGATGAGAGGCCTTTAGAAGAATGGATAAAAAATCACGGACCA GATCAAGGGTTCGAAGATGCAAAACCAGTTATTGAAGCGTTGAAGAGCAGATGTGTAACTACAATTGGAGCAGTAGGCTTCTGTTGGGGAG CTAAGGTGGTCGTGGAACTATCAAAATATGCTTATGTCCAAGCTGCAGTTCTATTGCATCCTTCATTTGTTGCTGTAGATGATATGCACG CTGTTAAGGTTCCAATCTCAATATTGGGGGCAGAGATTGACCGAAGATCTCCACCTGAGCTTGTCAAGCAATTCGAGATGGCCTTAAATGCTAAGCCCGAG ATTGATGCATTTGTGAAGATTTTTCCTGGGGTTGCACATGGATGGTCCGTGAGGTACAATGATGAAGATAAATTGGCTGTAAAATCTGCTGAAGAGTCTCACCAAGACATGTTGGGATGGCTTGAAAAACATCTCAAGTAA
- the LOC107841698 gene encoding endo-1,3;1,4-beta-D-glucanase isoform X3, with the protein MECCDNPPNYLSGAGGEDGHVQQLGGFNCYISGPAHSTQAVLLVSDVFGYEAPKLRKLADKVAAAGFYAVVPDFLRGDPHIANDERPLEEWIKNHGPDQGFEDAKPVIEALKSRCVTTIGAVGFCWGAKVVVELSKYAYVQAAVLLHPSFVAVDDMHAVKVPISILGAEIDRRSPPELVKQFEMALNAKPEIDAFVKIFPGVAHGWSVRYNDEDKLAVKSAEESHQDMLGWLEKHLK; encoded by the exons ATGGAGTGTTGTGATAACCCACCAAATTACCTGAGTGGAGCAGGAGGAGAAGATGGACATGTCCAACAACTCGGAGGCTTCAACTGTTACATTTCTGGTCCTGCTCATTCCACCCAAGCTGTCCTCCTTGTTTCTGATGTTTTTG GATATGAAGCTCCAAAGTTGAG AAAACTTGCGGACAAAGTTGCAGCAGCTGGCTTCTATGCAGTAGTTCCTGATTTTCTCCGTGGCGATCCCCATATAGCTAATGATGAGAGGCCTTTAGAAGAATGGATAAAAAATCACGGACCA GATCAAGGGTTCGAAGATGCAAAACCAGTTATTGAAGCGTTGAAGAGCAGATGTGTAACTACAATTGGAGCAGTAGGCTTCTGTTGGGGAG CTAAGGTGGTCGTGGAACTATCAAAATATGCTTATGTCCAAGCTGCAGTTCTATTGCATCCTTCATTTGTTGCTGTAGATGATATGCACG CTGTTAAGGTTCCAATCTCAATATTGGGGGCAGAGATTGACCGAAGATCTCCACCTGAGCTTGTCAAGCAATTCGAGATGGCCTTAAATGCTAAGCCCGAG ATTGATGCATTTGTGAAGATTTTTCCTGGGGTTGCACATGGATGGTCCGTGAGGTACAATGATGAAGATAAATTGGCTGTAAAATCTGCTGAAGAGTCTCACCAAGACATGTTGGGATGGCTTGAAAAACATCTCAAGTAA
- the LOC107841698 gene encoding endo-1,3;1,4-beta-D-glucanase isoform X1 — translation MIIIISISMECCDNPPNYLSGAGGEDGHVQQLGGFNCYISGPAHSTQAVLLVSDVFGYEAPKLRKLADKVAAAGFYAVVPDFLRGDPHIANDERPLEEWIKNHGPDQGFEDAKPVIEALKSRCVTTIGAVGFCWGAKVVVELSKYAYVQAAVLLHPSFVAVDDMHAVKVPISILGAEIDRRSPPELVKQFEMALNAKPEIDAFVKIFPGVAHGWSVRYNDEDKLAVKSAEESHQDMLGWLEKHLK, via the exons atgataataataatttcgATAA GTATGGAGTGTTGTGATAACCCACCAAATTACCTGAGTGGAGCAGGAGGAGAAGATGGACATGTCCAACAACTCGGAGGCTTCAACTGTTACATTTCTGGTCCTGCTCATTCCACCCAAGCTGTCCTCCTTGTTTCTGATGTTTTTG GATATGAAGCTCCAAAGTTGAG AAAACTTGCGGACAAAGTTGCAGCAGCTGGCTTCTATGCAGTAGTTCCTGATTTTCTCCGTGGCGATCCCCATATAGCTAATGATGAGAGGCCTTTAGAAGAATGGATAAAAAATCACGGACCA GATCAAGGGTTCGAAGATGCAAAACCAGTTATTGAAGCGTTGAAGAGCAGATGTGTAACTACAATTGGAGCAGTAGGCTTCTGTTGGGGAG CTAAGGTGGTCGTGGAACTATCAAAATATGCTTATGTCCAAGCTGCAGTTCTATTGCATCCTTCATTTGTTGCTGTAGATGATATGCACG CTGTTAAGGTTCCAATCTCAATATTGGGGGCAGAGATTGACCGAAGATCTCCACCTGAGCTTGTCAAGCAATTCGAGATGGCCTTAAATGCTAAGCCCGAG ATTGATGCATTTGTGAAGATTTTTCCTGGGGTTGCACATGGATGGTCCGTGAGGTACAATGATGAAGATAAATTGGCTGTAAAATCTGCTGAAGAGTCTCACCAAGACATGTTGGGATGGCTTGAAAAACATCTCAAGTAA